The proteins below are encoded in one region of Salvelinus alpinus chromosome 27, SLU_Salpinus.1, whole genome shotgun sequence:
- the LOC139556520 gene encoding syntaxin-binding protein 6-like produces MNIQSAINREVFAPRDERMLVAVEVKRRKRKRIPFLPTGGKGEYMTYICLSVTNKRPAQLLITKVKRFGGSAPFTRRSQWAVEQLRQVNGINPNKDCPEFDLVFDNAFDQWVASSAPEKCIFIQIMYHACQTYWEGKEGVPGSPAGDQQKGQRGQGGQGSPGAQGGQGSPGAQGGQIGGPGAQARRKSTVGPRPRHTEFVNCQSKLTGDACKMNLVLYRCKVFFNRMKKVMVSNQSRSQAGAGPRAGPSGQRPPGGSMGSVVQRASQALQERGERLGRAEDKTVDLMHKAQQFADTAHKLALKYSN; encoded by the exons ATGAATATCCAGTCAGCTATCAACAGGGAGGTATTTGCTCCCCGGGATGAGAGGATGCTAGTGGCTGTGGAGgtgaagaggagaaagaggaaaagGATCCCCTTTCTGCCCACTGGAGGCAAGGGAGAATACATGACATACATCTGTTTGTCAG TGACCAATAAGAGGCCAGCTCAGCTCCTCATCACCAAAGTCAAGCGATTTGGAGGCTCCGCCCCCTTCACCAGAAGGTCACAGTGGGCCGTGGAGCAGCTTCGCCAGGTCAACGGCATCAACCCCAACAAG GACTGCCCAGAGTTTGACCTGGTGTTCGACAACGCCTTTGACCAATGGGTGGCCAGCTCAGCGCCAGAGAAGTGCATCTTCATCCAGATCATGTACCACGCCTGTCAGACCTATTGGGAAGGCAAGGAGGGGGTCCCTGGTAGCCCAGCTGGAGACCAGCAGAAGGGCCAAAGAGGTCAAGGGGGCCAGGGTAGCCCAGGGGCCCAAGGGGGCCAGGGTAGCCCAGGGGCCCAAGGGGGCCAGATAGGAGGACCAGGGGCCCAGGCTAGACGGAAGAGCACCGTGGGTCCCAGGCCCCGTCATACTGAGTTTGTCAACTGTCAGTCCAAACTCACGGGAG ATGCCTGCAAAATGAATCTGGTCCTGTACCGTTGCAAGGTCTTTTTCAACCGCATGAAGAAGGTGATGGTTTCAAACCAAAGCCGTTCTCAGGCTGGAG CAGGTCCTAGAGCAGGTCCCAGTGGGCAGCGCCCTCCAGGGGGCAGTATGGGTAGTGTAGTCCAGAGGGCCAGCCAGGCCCTGCAGGAGCGTGGGGAGAGACTGGGCCGGGCCGAGGACAAGACGGTAGACCTAATGCACAAAGCCCAGCAGTTTGCAGACACTGCTCACAAG CTGGCTCTGAAGTATTCAAACTAG